The proteins below are encoded in one region of Gammaproteobacteria bacterium:
- a CDS encoding HPF/RaiA family ribosome-associated protein produces MSRIIGRNTSSLGRRRVRKPDSSKRAPLPAYIRSVKVAVDDADRDYIRRKLGRKLGKFGSEVERVSVRIEDVNGPRGGRDKRCRIKITLRGMLSVVVEEQHSALQAAIDGALERAGSTVTRQLQRRRLRTRARRGGR; encoded by the coding sequence ATGAGCAGGATTATCGGGCGTAACACCTCGAGCCTCGGCCGCCGCCGGGTGCGCAAGCCGGACAGCTCCAAGCGTGCCCCGCTGCCTGCGTACATTCGCAGCGTGAAAGTAGCGGTGGACGATGCCGATCGTGATTACATCCGCCGCAAACTTGGCCGCAAATTGGGCAAGTTTGGCAGCGAGGTCGAGCGCGTCAGCGTGCGCATTGAAGACGTCAATGGGCCGCGCGGCGGCCGCGACAAGCGCTGCCGCATAAAGATCACGTTGCGTGGCATGCTGAGCGTAGTGGTGGAAGAACAGCATTCGGCATTGCAAGCAGCGATTGACGGTGCACTGGAGCGCGCCGGAAGCACGGTCACGCGGCAATTGCAACGCCGGCGGCTGAGGACTCGCGCACGCCGAGGCGGCAGATAG
- a CDS encoding SDR family NAD(P)-dependent oxidoreductase, translated as MNGSKRQAVKIPFDFNNYRVVIAGGSRGIGRAIVLGFLETGARVAACARGAEGLEALRPDAGAHADRLHTQRCDLAHSGEIKSWVAAAAQELGGIDVLINNATGYGFREQDADWEADFNVDLMAAVRASREALPYLKQSSHGSILHTSSIGALRPRVMGPPYAAMKAALSHYTTSQALMLAEHRIRVNAIAPGSIEFPGGVWERLKHEKPEQYAEILTTIPFGRYGTPEEVARVALFLASPLAGWITGQTIVVDGGQSLRF; from the coding sequence ATGAATGGCAGCAAAAGGCAGGCTGTGAAGATCCCATTCGACTTCAATAACTATCGAGTCGTTATTGCCGGCGGCAGCCGCGGGATCGGGCGCGCCATCGTGCTGGGGTTTCTCGAGACCGGCGCCCGGGTTGCCGCCTGTGCGCGCGGCGCCGAGGGACTGGAAGCACTGCGGCCTGATGCCGGCGCGCATGCGGACCGGTTGCACACGCAACGGTGCGATCTCGCGCACAGCGGTGAAATCAAATCCTGGGTGGCCGCTGCGGCCCAAGAGCTGGGCGGCATTGACGTGCTCATCAACAATGCCACCGGCTACGGATTCCGCGAGCAGGACGCGGACTGGGAAGCTGACTTCAACGTTGATCTCATGGCCGCGGTGCGCGCTTCGCGCGAGGCGCTGCCGTACCTCAAGCAGTCGTCACACGGCTCGATTCTGCACACCAGCTCGATCGGCGCGCTGCGCCCGCGCGTGATGGGCCCGCCGTACGCCGCCATGAAGGCGGCATTGAGCCACTACACCACCAGCCAGGCGCTGATGCTGGCCGAGCATAGGATTCGCGTGAATGCGATCGCGCCGGGCTCCATCGAATTCCCCGGCGGTGTGTGGGAGCGCCTCAAGCACGAGAAGCCGGAACAGTACGCCGAAATCCTCACCACCATTCCGTTCGGCCGTTACGGCACGCCGGAGGAAGTGGCGCGGGTTGCGCTGTTTCTTGCGTCGCCTCTGGCCGGCTGGATCACCGGTCAGACAATCGTCGTGGACGGCGGCCAGTCGTTACGCTTTTGA
- a CDS encoding KUP/HAK/KT family potassium transporter: protein MERAPSAAPEGQPFATLALGVLGVVYGDIGTSPIYALHECFAGVSAVPATAANVLGVLSLVFWTLILVISLKYMVFVLRADNRGEGGTFALLALLRPDQDQQRLRRRALILLGIAGAATLYGGAMITPAISVLSATEGLKVAAPSLHSWVIPITVVILVLLFAVQRFGTARVGTLFGPVMVLWFLVLAALGIHGIVSNPAVLLAVNPWYAVEFFHHDGFTGFMLLFAVFLVTTGGEALYADLGHFGRAPIRKVWFMLVLPALLINYFGQGAMLIGTQAHMVQPFFNLAPTWALYPLVVVATAATCIASQATITGAYSMTRQAIQLGLLPRLMVRQTSAEARGQIYMPTVNWLMMIAAIVLVLVFRTSNNLAAAYGVAINFTMATTTILAFNVAREWAGWKLHAAVPALLGFLAIDLGFLASNVLKIPYGGWLPLAVGLVLVTIMTTWRRGSELLARQIAAGTTSLETFFGRLTADNVPRVSGTAVFFTGRLEQTPPALLQLIRHTGVLYERVILLTVIIEQVSKVEAEERMEINELQQGFWRLILHYGFMQTPNVPSDLANCAEHGLKLDLSEVHYLIGQVDMLAGRKRRGLARWRGRLFAWMARNTEDATAAYQIPSAQTLAVGLQIGI, encoded by the coding sequence ATGGAACGTGCACCGTCGGCGGCGCCTGAGGGCCAGCCGTTTGCCACGCTCGCGCTGGGAGTGCTGGGCGTGGTGTACGGCGACATCGGCACCAGCCCGATTTACGCGCTGCACGAATGTTTTGCCGGCGTCAGTGCGGTACCGGCGACCGCCGCCAATGTTCTCGGCGTTTTGTCGCTGGTATTCTGGACCCTGATTCTGGTCATATCATTGAAATACATGGTGTTTGTGCTGCGTGCCGACAACCGCGGCGAAGGCGGCACCTTTGCGCTGCTCGCGTTGTTGCGCCCGGACCAGGATCAGCAGCGCTTGCGCCGCCGCGCCCTGATTCTGCTCGGCATCGCCGGCGCGGCGACGCTTTACGGCGGTGCCATGATCACGCCGGCGATATCGGTGCTGAGCGCCACCGAAGGTCTCAAGGTGGCGGCGCCCTCGCTGCACAGCTGGGTAATCCCGATTACGGTGGTGATTCTGGTGTTGCTGTTCGCGGTGCAGCGTTTTGGCACCGCCAGAGTCGGCACGCTGTTCGGACCGGTGATGGTATTGTGGTTCCTGGTGCTGGCGGCGCTCGGCATCCATGGCATCGTCTCCAACCCCGCGGTGCTGCTGGCGGTGAATCCCTGGTACGCGGTGGAGTTTTTCCACCATGACGGCTTCACCGGATTTATGCTGCTGTTCGCGGTGTTTCTGGTGACCACCGGCGGGGAAGCCTTGTACGCGGACCTGGGACATTTCGGGCGCGCGCCGATCCGCAAAGTATGGTTCATGCTGGTGCTGCCGGCGCTGCTCATCAATTATTTCGGTCAGGGCGCGATGCTGATCGGTACGCAGGCCCACATGGTGCAGCCGTTCTTCAATCTGGCGCCGACCTGGGCTCTGTACCCGCTGGTGGTGGTTGCAACCGCCGCTACCTGCATTGCCTCGCAGGCGACCATCACCGGCGCCTATTCCATGACCCGGCAGGCCATCCAGCTTGGTCTGTTGCCGCGCCTCATGGTCCGCCAGACTTCGGCCGAAGCGCGCGGCCAGATCTACATGCCGACGGTGAACTGGCTGATGATGATTGCCGCCATCGTTCTGGTGCTGGTGTTCCGCACCTCGAACAATCTGGCCGCGGCCTACGGCGTGGCCATCAATTTCACCATGGCTACGACCACGATACTGGCTTTCAACGTGGCGCGCGAATGGGCCGGCTGGAAACTGCACGCCGCGGTGCCGGCGTTGCTGGGGTTCCTCGCGATTGATCTGGGCTTTCTGGCTTCGAACGTTCTCAAAATCCCCTATGGCGGCTGGCTGCCTCTGGCCGTGGGCTTGGTGCTGGTCACAATCATGACCACGTGGCGGCGCGGCAGCGAGCTGCTGGCGCGCCAGATCGCCGCCGGTACCACCTCGCTGGAGACTTTTTTCGGCCGTCTCACCGCGGACAATGTTCCGCGCGTGTCCGGCACCGCGGTGTTCTTCACCGGCCGTCTGGAGCAGACGCCGCCGGCGCTGCTGCAACTGATCCGGCATACCGGCGTGCTCTACGAGCGCGTCATCCTGCTGACGGTCATCATCGAGCAGGTGTCCAAAGTGGAAGCAGAGGAACGCATGGAGATCAACGAGTTGCAACAGGGTTTCTGGCGGCTCATTCTGCACTATGGGTTCATGCAGACGCCCAACGTGCCTTCGGATCTCGCGAACTGCGCCGAGCACGGGCTCAAGCTCGATCTCAGCGAGGTGCATTACCTGATCGGGCAGGTGGACATGCTCGCCGGGCGCAAACGCCGCGGCCTGGCGCGCTGGCGCGGGCGCCTGTTTGCCTGGATGGCGCGCAACACCGAAGACGCCACCGCCGCCTACCAGATTCCCAGCGCCCAGACGCTGGCGGTCGGATTGCAAATCGGCATTTGA